The Streptomyces bacillaris sequence CACGGGCGCACCTCACCGGCCAGCCGCCCGTCGGCCGGGCCGGCCAGGCGCTCGGGGGTCTGCCGCATCACGGAGAAGGCCGCCCGCAGCTCGCGCGCCGCCCGGTCGCGTACCGGGGGCGCGGCCGCCCGGGACTGCCAGAACGCGGCGAAGAGGGGCTGCAGATACGCCGACTCCTCCGCGCCGAGCACCGAGTCCGCACTGTTGCCCGCGAGCGCCCGCAGCGCCTCCCGGGCCCCCGCGTCCCCGCCCGCCAGATCGTCGATCGCCGCCCGCCAGGACTCGTCCGGGCGGTACCCCTTCGGGTTCCAGGCGAAGTCGGCGGCAGTGAAGAGCGGGATACGGGAGGCGGCGGCCTGCTCCATCGCGTTGGCCAGCAGTGCCGCCGAACCGCTCGCCACCGCCGGGTCCCGGCCGGTGTACGGGCCGAGGAAGATCCGGTCCTGGGCGTAGTCGTTGACCGGGTAGTTGTCCATCGTCACCAGCGGGTGGCGGAACGCGGCGCGCGCCCCGGCCAGCTCACCGCCGGTGATCTTCTTCGGGACCACCCCGACGCCCGTCCAGGCCACCTGCACCCGGTCGTCCAGCTCGGCGGCGAGCGCCGTGCGGTAGTCGGTGGCCCCGTCCTGGTAGAACTCCGTCGGCAGCACCGACAGCGGGGCCGCGCGCGGATGGCGCTCCTCCAGATGGCGCGCCACCGCCCCGGCCACCCTCGCCTGGGCGCGGGCCGCCGCCTTGGGTCCGCTGCCGAACGTCTCGGCGTCCAGGTCGCAGTGCCACTCGCTGTAGCTGACGTCCTGGAACTGGAGCTGGAAGACCCGCACCCCCAGCGCCCACATCGCGTCGATCTTCTTGGTCAGCGCCCGGACGTCCTGGTCGGAGGCCATGCACATGGCCTGACCGGGGGAGACCGCCCAGCCGAGCGTGACGTGCTCGGCCTCCGCCTTCCGCGCCAGCGCCCGGAAGTCGGCCCTCCGCTCGGCCGGGTACGGCTCGCGCCAGCGGGCCAGCCGGTAGGGGTCGTCGCCCGCCGCGTAGAGGTACCGGTTCTGCTTGGTGCGGCCCATGAAGGCCAGCTGTGCGAGCCGCTCCTCCTGGGTCCAGGGCTGTCCGTAGAACCCTTCGGCCATGCCGCGTACGGCCGTGCCCGGCCAGTCCCGCACCACGACCCCGGCCACCGCGCCGCCGCTCACCAGCTGCCGCAGGGTCTGGACCGCATGGAACAAGCCGTCCTCGCCGAGCCCGTCCAGCGCCACCGTGGCGCGCCCGCCGACCTCGCCGGAGGCGAGCCGGTAGCCGCCGGTGGGCAGATCGGCGCGGTCGGGCGCGCGCAGCGCCCGCAGGGCCTCACCGGCGCCCGGACCGCCGATCCGGATCAGCGGCCCGCGCCCGGGAAGGCTCTCGTGCACGGTCGTGACCCCGGCGTCGCGGAGCAGGGAGCGCAGCTCCGCCACGGCGTACGGATCGGCGTCCGGCGCGGCGACGACGGTGGCCTCGGCGCCCAGCGGCACGGCCGGGCCGGTGGCCCTGATGCTCTGCGGCCGGGGCCAGACGGCGGGCGGCTGCGCGTTGTCGGCACGGTCGGGGGAGGCGGCGGGGGGTTTGCCGGGGTCGGCGGGGGGAGCGGGCGCGGCGGTGGCGGCCGGGGCGAAGGGGCTCAGCAGCCCACCGATCACGGCGACGGCCACGGCCGTGGCCTGCTTCCTGCGCCCGAACCGCACGTCGCGCTCCCTCGAAAGGCCTGACTGGGGTCCGAGCCCACCACCCGGGCGCGAGGGTGTCAATGCGCATGGCTGATCTGCCGGATTTGCCGGGAATAGTGACATCTTCGTGCCTGGTGGGACTGGTGTGGCCGACGGGAATGGCTGAAAACGGCTGATACCTGCCGCACGGGGGAACGGAATGTGACCTAGGGCACGTTGGGCTCGTTGTCCGAGGGTGTACGCCGTCGCCCGAAGGTGTACACCGCCGTCACGACGCCATGTGTGACGGGTAGGTCACGTCCAGGTCTGCGCCCGCGAGGTCTGGGTAGGCCCTCAAGGTCCTGTTCTCCACGGCCAGGAGGCCACCATGCCCGCATCCGCGCAGCTTCTGCTCTCCGCCCTCTCCAAACAGGTACCCGCCCAAGCCGATCCCGCACCGCTCACCAGCGCACCGCCCCTCGCCGATGTCGCCCACCTGATCAGCGGACCCCCGATCGCCGACCTCTCCCTGCTGCTCGGCGAGTCCCCCTACCCCGACGCCGCCCCGCTCACCAGCGAGCCCCCGCTCGCCGATGCCACCCCGCTCACGAGCGAGCCACCGCTCGCCGCCGTCGCCCCTCTGACCAGCGAGCCGACCGCACCCGGCACCGCAGGGGGCATGGAGTTCCCAGGAGTCTGAATGGGCTTGTCCCGGCTCGCCGCACTGCACGGTGTCGCCACCTCCTACTCCCCGTCCCCGGATGCCACGGTGTCCGTCCCCGACGACACGGTCATCGCCGTGCTCGCCGCGCTGGGCGTGGACGCCGGTACTCCGGAGGCCGTACGGAGGTCGCTCGTCGCCACGGAGTCCCGCTCGCGCCTGCTGCCGCCGACCGTGGTGGTCTGGGCCGGTGAGCCACTGCCGCCCGCACTGACCGGACTGCCGCCCGGCTCGACCGTCAGGGTCGAGCCGGAGCCGGCGGCCGGGGGCGGGAGAGCCCCGGGGTCCGGACCGGTCACCGGAACCGGGGGCGTCGGACCCGCGCGGGCCGCCGGATCCGCGCAGACCGCCGGGCCCGCGCCGGAAACGCCCGGTGAGGCCGCCGCGCCTGTCGGGGCCGCGCAGGCCACCGGAGCCGGAACCGGAACCGCCGCACCCGTGCAGACCCCCGGGCCCGCGCCGGACGTGCCCGCCGGACCGGCGCAGGCCACCGCACCCACGAGTGCCGCCGGACCCACGAGTGCCGCCGGACCGGAGACCGGAACCGGAACCACCGGGGGCACTGTCCCCCGTGATCCCGCCGCCCCCGCCGGTTGGACCCAGCCTCCGTACGGGATCCACCGCCTCCACGTCCGTACGCCCGACCACCACGAAGCCACCGCCACCCTGGTCGTCGCCCCGGCCCGGGTCCCGCAGCCGCCCGAGCGCACCCACGGCTTCCTGGTCCAGCTCTACTCCCTGCTCTCCGCCCGCTCCTGGGGCATGGGGGACCTCGGGGACCTGGCCGACCTCGCCGCCTGGGCCGGGCGCACCCTCGGCTCCGGGTTCGTCCAGGTCAACCCGTTGCACGCGGCGTTCCCCGGCCGCCCCACCGACCCCTCCCCGTACCGCCCCTCCTCGCGCCGCTTTCCCGACCCCGTCCATCTGCACGTCGAGTCCATCCCGGAGTACGGGCAGCTCCACGACCGGGCCCTCCTGGACGACCTCCGCCAGGACGCCGCCGCCCTCAGCGAGGCCGTGCTCAACAAGGGCGCCCTGATCGACCGGGACGCCGTCTGGGAGCTGAAGCGGCAGGCCCTGGAGCTGATCGCGGAGGTCCCGCTCACCCCCGGCCGCCGCGCCGCCTACTGCGACTTCCTGGCCGAGCAGGGCCGGGCCCTGGAGGACCACGCCCTCTGGTGCGCCCTCGCGGAGGAGCACGGGCCCGACTGGCACGCCTGGCCCGAGCCCCTGCGCGACCCCCGCTCCCCGGCCACCGCCCGCGCCCGCGCCCGGCTGCTGGACCGGGTGGACCTCCACTGCCGCCTCGCCTGGCTGACGGCCACCCAGCTGGCCGACGCCCAGCGGGCCGCCGAGGACGCCGGGATGGAGATCGGGATCGTCCACGACCTGGCCGTCGGGGTGCACCCGGCGGGCGCCGACACCTGGGCCCAGCGGGACGCCTTCGCCCACGGCATGTCCGTCGGCGCGCCCCCGGACGCCTTCAACGCCCGCGGCCAGGACTGGGGGCTGCCGCCCTGGCGCCCCGACGCCCTCGCCGCCACCGGCTACGCCGCCTTCCGGGGCCTGCTGCGCGGCCTGCTGGCCCACGCGGGCGCCCTGCGCATCGACCACGTCATGGGCCTCTTCCGGCTCTGGTGGGTGCCCGAGGGGCGCCCGCCCACCGACGGCACCTATGTCTCGTACGACGCCGAGGCGATGCTCGCCGTCCTCGTCCTGGAGGCCCACCGCGCGGGCGCGGTCGTCGTGGGGGAGGACCTGGGCACCGTCGAGCCCGGCGTCCGCGAGGCGCTCGCCCGGCGCGGGGTGCTCGGCACCTCCGTGCTCTGGTTCGAGCGCGACTGGGACGGCGACGGCCGCCCGCTGGCCCCCGAGAAGTGGCGGCAGGACTGCCTCGCCACCGCCACCACCCACGATCTGCCCTCCACCGCCGCCCGGCTGACCGGCGATCATGTGACGCTGCGCCACCGCCTCGGCCTGCTCACCCGCACCCTGGAGGAGGAGCTGACCGAGGACGTCACGGGCACCGCCGAGTGGCTGGCGCTCCTCGCCCGGCTGCGGATGCTCCCCGAGGGCGACGGCGACGAGCCCGCCGCCGTCCGCGCGGTCCACCGCTTCCTGGCCGCCACCCCCGCCCGGATGATCGGCGTCTGGCTCCCCGACACCGTGGGCGACCGCCGCCCGCAGAACCTCCCCGGCACCTGGGACCAGTACCCCAACTGGCGGCTGCCGATCGCGGACCTGGAGGGCCACCCCGTCACCCTGGAGGAGATCACCGCCTCGCCCCGCCTGCACGCCCTGATGGAGGTCCTGCGCCCCCGGAGGTCCCGTACGGCACCCCCGGGCGAGCGCCCCGTCTAGCCGTTCGCTACGTTGGCACCGTGGACAAGAAGAACGCTAAGCGCGCCGGCGTCGTTGCGGCCGGGACGACGCTGATGATGATGCTCATGTCGACCCCGGCACTCGCACTCGTCCGGGACGACGGTGACGACCCGGGGCCGGGCCTCAGCGCGATGGAGACCATCGGCCTCTACGTCGTGGCGCCCATCGTGATCTTCCTGGCGATCACGGCCCTGGTCATGGTCCTGGACAAGTCCAAGAAGCAGGTCTGACCCGCAGGCGTACGCGGGGTGCGCCGCCGGTAGCAGCTACCGCGCGGCGCACACGCATGTCCGGCGCAGGACGGGGCGGAGCCGGGCGAGGCGTGTCCGGACGGGGCGTGGCCGGACGGGCCGGGGCGGCTCCCGCCTTGTGCTCCCCGGGTAGGTTGCGGCCATGACCGAGTGGGACGTCAAGAAGCTCCGCATCCTGCGCACCCTGCGCGACCACGGCACGGTGACGGCGACCGCCGAGGCGCTCCTGATGACCCCCTCCGCCGTCTCCCAGCAGCTCACCAACCTGGCCAGACAGCTCGGCGTGGAACTCCTGGAGCCGCAGGGCCGCCGGGTCCGCCTCACCGATGCCGCCCACCTCGTCCTGCGCCACGCCGAGGCGGTCTTCGCCCAGCTGGAGCGGGCCGACGCCGAACTCACCGGCTATCTGCGCGGCGAGGCGGGCGAGGTCCGGGTCGGCGCGTTCTCCACCGCCGTGCCTGCCCTCGTCGTCCCCGCCGTGCGGCTCCTGCGCGCCGAGGAGCGCCCGGGACCCGACGTACGCGTACGGGAGGCCGAGGCGGCCCAGGCGTACGAGCTGCTCACCGCGGGCGAGGTGGACCTGGCCCTCTCGCTGGCCGCCCACGCCCCGACCGCCCGCGACCCGCGCTTCTCCCTCTTCCCGCTGCTGGCCGACCCGCTGGACGTGGCGCTCCCGGCCGCCCACCCGCTGGCCGGTGCGCCCGCGCTGCGCCTCGCTGACCTGGCCGCCGACCGCTGGATCTTCGGCGGTTCGGGCCCCTGGTCCGAGATCACCACGGCCGCCTGCGAGGCGGCCGGCTTCGTCCCGGAGCAGGCCCACAGCGCCGCCGGCTGGACCGCGATCCTCGCCCTGGTCGAGGCGGGCATGGGCATCGCGCTCGTCCCCCGGATGGCCTCCCGGGGGCAGCGGCCGGAGGGCGTGGTGACCCGGGTCCTGGAGGCGGACCAGCCGCGCCGCCATGTGGTGGCGGCGGTCCGGCACGGGGCGGAGAGCGGCCCGGCGGTGGCGCGGGTGCTCGGGGCGCTGACCCGGATCGCGGAATCATTCAGTTGAGATGAACGGTATCTGCGGAAACTTTCGATGGACCTGATGGGTCGGTCGGCGCGAAGGTAGGGGCATGACCTTCGACGCGAGCGAGACCACATTCCAGAACCCCGACACCGACCCTCATGCCAATGACGCCGCGCCCTACGGCGGCGGCGACCCGTACGCCGACTACCGGGAGGCGGGCGACCTCCCCTTCACCGAGCTGGTCGACCTCGCGGACCGCCGCCTGGGCGCGGGCGTGATCGCCGCCAACGACGAGTTCTTCGCCCAGCGCGAGAACCTGCTCCTGCGCGAGCGCGCCGTCTTCGACCCCGAGCACTTCGGGCACAAGGGCAAGATCATGGACGGCTGGGAGACCCGCCGCCGTCGCGGCGCGGACGCCGACCACCCCTTCCCGGCCCCCGAGGACCACGACTGGGCGATCGTCCGCCTCGGCGCCCCCGGCATCGTCCGCGGCCTGGTCGTGGACACCGCCCACTTCCGCGGCAACTATCCTCAGCGCGTATCGGTGCAGGCCACCGCCGTCGACGGCGCCCCGGGCCCCGAGGAACTGCTCGCCGACGACGTGAAGTGGGAGGAGATCCTTCCGCCCACCCCCGTACGCGGCCACGCGGCCAACGCCTTCGAGATCGCCGGCGGCCGCCGCTACACCCACCTGCGCCTCTGCCAGCACCCGGACGGCGGCATCGCCCGCTTCCGCGTCCACGGCGAGGTCGTCCCCGACCCGGCCTGGATCGCCGCGCTCGGCACGGTCGACCTGATCTCGGTCCTCAACGGCGGGACGTACGAGGACGCCTCCGACCGCTTCTACTCCTCACCCACCCAGATCATCCTGCCGGGCACCTCCCGCAAGATGGACGACGGCTGGGAGAACCGCCGCCGCCGGGTCCGCGACACCAACGACTGGGTCCGCTTCCGCCTCCCCGCCCAGGGCGCGGTCCGCGCGGTCGAGATCGACACCGCCTACCTCAAGGGCAACTCCGCCGGCTGGGTCGCCCTCCAGGGCCGCAACGGCGAGACCGGCGAGTGGTTCGAGATCATCCCGCGCACCCGCCTCCAGCCCGACACCCTGCACCGCTTCGTGCTGCGCGCCCAGGCCGTCGTCACCCACGTCCGCCTCGACGCCTTCCCCGACGGCGGGGTGGCACGGATGCGGCTGCACGGCAGCTTCACGGAGTCCGGCACCGCCGAACTGACCCGCCGCTACGAGGAGTCGGGCGCGTGACCCCGTACCCCCCTGAACCACGGCCCCCCAGTTCCCGCCCGGCGGACGGCTGCGCTCCTGCGCCCGCCCGCCGGGCGGTTTCCAGACCTCCCGGCGAGGCACGCGGCTCAGGCGGCGTACGCGGAGAACCGCAGCGTCTGGGCCAGCACCCGCCAGGTGCCCCACGCGAAGGCGCTGTTCGCCGTGTTGCAGAACGCCTTCTCCGTGCAGTCCGTCGGCCGGTCCTGCCAGGCGTGGACGGTCAGGGTGTGGAAGCCGAGCGTCCGCGAGAACGCGAAGCGGATGTGCATCCCGGCGCCCAGTTGGTGGCCCGGGAGCGAGTTGATCTGGAAGAAGTCGTTCCCGATGTACTCGACCTCCACCGGATTGCCGCCCAGCAGCTCGCACCGCGCCCCCGCCCGGATCCGCCCCGCACAGCCGCCGCTCACCGGGAAGAGCCAGAAGCGGTCGGTCAGCTGCTGCCGGACCTCGTGCGCGCCGGTGAAGGGGTGCAGCCCGAGGCTGTACCCGTACGTGTAGAGGTCGTAGCACCCCACCGGGCCCACCCGGCAGTCGGCGGGGGCCTTCGGCGCGGGGGACTCCGGTGCGGGGGCCTCCGGCGCGGCTGACGGGCCCGCTAGCAGCCCCGCGCACAGGGCCAGCACGACCGGTACGGAGGCGGTGCCGGGCATCGACCCTCCCGTGGCCTGCGTCCGGAGCTGCGACGACCCTTCGGACCCTAGGGCCTCTCGTATGGATCATGCCGGGCTCGCGGGGTCCGGCACGCGCATCTGCGGCGTTGTCGTCAATCACCAACTTCCCCAAGCTCTCGGCTTCGCTCGAGCAGGGGAGACCCCATCGCGTTGCCTCAATCCTCCGCCTTGCAGCTACACGCACCGGACCCCGCTCCCTGATCCGGCCTGATCCATACGAAAGACCCTAGGCCACGGGAGACCACCCCGCGCGCGGACGTACGGCAAGCGCGGGCGCACCCATGCACACGGGCGCAAGCCGAAGAGCGCAGTCGAACGCGAAGGGGCGCCCCCTCCGCCGCAGCGGAAGGAGCGCCCCCGGGCACGTACGGACCGACAGCTACGCGGTGGCCGCCGCCGCGTCCGCCGCCTGGGCCTTCAGCGCGCGCTCCACGCCCGCCCGCGACTCCGACATCATCCGGCGCAGGGCCGCGCTCGGCTCGGCCGACTCCAGCCAGGCGTCGGTGGCGTCCAGCGTCTCCTGGGAGACCTGGAGCGTCGGGTACAGGCCCACGATGATCTGCTGGGCCATCTCGTGGCTCCGCGAGTCCGAGACCTCCTTCACCGAGGCGAAGTACTTCTCCGTGTACGGCGCCAGCAGCTCACGCTGGTCCGGCTGGACGAAGCCGCTGATGACCGCTTCCTGCACGGCGTTGGGCAGGTCGCCCTGCTCCACGACCGAGGCCCACGCCTGGGCCTTGGCCTCCTCCGAGGGCTGGGCGGCCCGGGCGAAGGCCGCGTGGCGCTCGCCCGCCGCCGTCTTGTCCCGCTCGTACTCGGCGGCGATCTCCTCCTCGTCCAGCAGCCCGACGGCCGCCAGCCGCTGCACGAACGACCAGCGCAGCTCGGTGTCGACCGTCAGGCCCTCGATCGCCTCCGTGCC is a genomic window containing:
- a CDS encoding beta-N-acetylglucosaminidase domain-containing protein gives rise to the protein MRFGRRKQATAVAVAVIGGLLSPFAPAATAAPAPPADPGKPPAASPDRADNAQPPAVWPRPQSIRATGPAVPLGAEATVVAAPDADPYAVAELRSLLRDAGVTTVHESLPGRGPLIRIGGPGAGEALRALRAPDRADLPTGGYRLASGEVGGRATVALDGLGEDGLFHAVQTLRQLVSGGAVAGVVVRDWPGTAVRGMAEGFYGQPWTQEERLAQLAFMGRTKQNRYLYAAGDDPYRLARWREPYPAERRADFRALARKAEAEHVTLGWAVSPGQAMCMASDQDVRALTKKIDAMWALGVRVFQLQFQDVSYSEWHCDLDAETFGSGPKAAARAQARVAGAVARHLEERHPRAAPLSVLPTEFYQDGATDYRTALAAELDDRVQVAWTGVGVVPKKITGGELAGARAAFRHPLVTMDNYPVNDYAQDRIFLGPYTGRDPAVASGSAALLANAMEQAAASRIPLFTAADFAWNPKGYRPDESWRAAIDDLAGGDAGAREALRALAGNSADSVLGAEESAYLQPLFAAFWQSRAAAPPVRDRAARELRAAFSVMRQTPERLAGPADGRLAGEVRPWTEQLARYGHAGELAVDLLQAQAGGDGAGAWRALLALEPLRQEIAAGRATVGKGVLDPFLDRVEKTADGWNGVDRTSGRVTKDSHSYTVRLERTRPVEAVTALAEPGSGLTGAVVEAHVPGEGWRALGQLSPSGWTQTAAKGLRADAVRVTLPEAARTAPPSYLSPSLPPAPAIPAGTPKLRALVPWFGDEPDAVLDLARGETDAEIGGEPQRVAARLAGRRPAEVKGALTAKAPKGIEVRLPKQTTVPRGSRTEVPVDITVPADTPAGEYEVPLTFGGQESTLTVRAFPRTGGPDLLRTATASSSGDETPDFPASAAADGDPETRWSSPVEDGAWWQAELPRPVRLGQVVLSWQDAYASAYRVQTSADGRTWRTAATVREGRGGRESVRMDAKDTRFIRVQGDARATEYGYSLWSVEAYAVAEAPPRTDAPAD
- the malQ gene encoding 4-alpha-glucanotransferase, which gives rise to MGLSRLAALHGVATSYSPSPDATVSVPDDTVIAVLAALGVDAGTPEAVRRSLVATESRSRLLPPTVVVWAGEPLPPALTGLPPGSTVRVEPEPAAGGGRAPGSGPVTGTGGVGPARAAGSAQTAGPAPETPGEAAAPVGAAQATGAGTGTAAPVQTPGPAPDVPAGPAQATAPTSAAGPTSAAGPETGTGTTGGTVPRDPAAPAGWTQPPYGIHRLHVRTPDHHEATATLVVAPARVPQPPERTHGFLVQLYSLLSARSWGMGDLGDLADLAAWAGRTLGSGFVQVNPLHAAFPGRPTDPSPYRPSSRRFPDPVHLHVESIPEYGQLHDRALLDDLRQDAAALSEAVLNKGALIDRDAVWELKRQALELIAEVPLTPGRRAAYCDFLAEQGRALEDHALWCALAEEHGPDWHAWPEPLRDPRSPATARARARLLDRVDLHCRLAWLTATQLADAQRAAEDAGMEIGIVHDLAVGVHPAGADTWAQRDAFAHGMSVGAPPDAFNARGQDWGLPPWRPDALAATGYAAFRGLLRGLLAHAGALRIDHVMGLFRLWWVPEGRPPTDGTYVSYDAEAMLAVLVLEAHRAGAVVVGEDLGTVEPGVREALARRGVLGTSVLWFERDWDGDGRPLAPEKWRQDCLATATTHDLPSTAARLTGDHVTLRHRLGLLTRTLEEELTEDVTGTAEWLALLARLRMLPEGDGDEPAAVRAVHRFLAATPARMIGVWLPDTVGDRRPQNLPGTWDQYPNWRLPIADLEGHPVTLEEITASPRLHALMEVLRPRRSRTAPPGERPV
- a CDS encoding LysR family transcriptional regulator, which codes for MTEWDVKKLRILRTLRDHGTVTATAEALLMTPSAVSQQLTNLARQLGVELLEPQGRRVRLTDAAHLVLRHAEAVFAQLERADAELTGYLRGEAGEVRVGAFSTAVPALVVPAVRLLRAEERPGPDVRVREAEAAQAYELLTAGEVDLALSLAAHAPTARDPRFSLFPLLADPLDVALPAAHPLAGAPALRLADLAADRWIFGGSGPWSEITTAACEAAGFVPEQAHSAAGWTAILALVEAGMGIALVPRMASRGQRPEGVVTRVLEADQPRRHVVAAVRHGAESGPAVARVLGALTRIAESFS
- the alc gene encoding allantoicase, producing the protein MTFDASETTFQNPDTDPHANDAAPYGGGDPYADYREAGDLPFTELVDLADRRLGAGVIAANDEFFAQRENLLLRERAVFDPEHFGHKGKIMDGWETRRRRGADADHPFPAPEDHDWAIVRLGAPGIVRGLVVDTAHFRGNYPQRVSVQATAVDGAPGPEELLADDVKWEEILPPTPVRGHAANAFEIAGGRRYTHLRLCQHPDGGIARFRVHGEVVPDPAWIAALGTVDLISVLNGGTYEDASDRFYSSPTQIILPGTSRKMDDGWENRRRRVRDTNDWVRFRLPAQGAVRAVEIDTAYLKGNSAGWVALQGRNGETGEWFEIIPRTRLQPDTLHRFVLRAQAVVTHVRLDAFPDGGVARMRLHGSFTESGTAELTRRYEESGA